The proteins below are encoded in one region of Salmo salar chromosome ssa02, Ssal_v3.1, whole genome shotgun sequence:
- the LOC106584899 gene encoding DNA-directed RNA polymerase III subunit RPC6 gives MADVKKVKKESTDPVDIENRIKALCQQFPHGITDQVIQNDMPNLEAQQRAMAINRLLSLGQLDLLRNSSGLLYRMKDAQTAGKMKGSDNQEKLVYQVIEDAGNKGIWSRDIRYKSNLPLTEINKILKNLESKKLIKAVKSVAASKKKVYMLYNLQPDRSVTGGAWYSDQDFESEFVEVLNQQCFKFLQSKAEVARDSKQNPMVQRNSSFATSHEVWKYICELGISKVDLSLEDIETILNTLIYDGKVEMTIIAAKEGTVGSVDGQMKLYRGVNPIIQPTGLVKAPCGLCPVFDDCHEGGEISPSNCVYMAEWLDF, from the exons ATGGCGGACGTGAAGAAAGTAAAGAAAGAATCCACAGATCCTGTAGACATTGAAAACAG GATAAAGGCGCTCTGTCAACAGTTCCCTCATGGAATAACAGACCAGGTGATCCAGAATGACATGCCTAATTTGGAGGCTCAACAGAGAGCCATGGCCATCAACAGACTACTGTCATTG GGTCAGTTGGACCTTCTACGAAACAGCTCAGGACTTCTATACCGCATGAAGGATGCCCAGACAGCAGG CAAAATGAAAGGCTCTGACAATCAAGAGAAGCTGGTCTATCAGGTCATTGAGGATGCAGGAAACAAAG GGATCTGGAGTAGGGACATAAGATATAAGAGCAACCTTCCTCTGACAGAGATCAACAAGATCCTCAAGAACCTAGAGAGCAAGAAGCTGATCAAGGCTGTGAAATCAGTGGCT GCGTCAAAGAAGAAGGTTTACATGCTATACAACCTGCAGCCAGACCGCTCGGTGACTGGGGGAGCCTGGTACAGTGACCAGGACTTTGAGTCTGAGTTTGTGGAGGTTCTCAATCAGCAGTGTTTCAAATTCCTTCAGAGTAAG GCAGAGGTGGCGAGGGACAGCAAGCAGAACCCCATGGTGCAAAGAAACAGCTCCTTCGCCACCTCTCACGAAGTGTGGAAGTATATTTGTGAACTCGGCATCAGCAAG GTGGACCTGTCTTTGGAGGACATTGAGACTATTCTGAACACGCTCATCTACGACGGCAAGGTGGAGATGACCATCATCGCGGCCAAGGAGGGCACTGTGGGCAGTGTGGACGGCCAGATGAAGCTGTACAGAGGGGTCAACCCTATCATCCAGCCCACAGGCCTGGTCAAGGCGCCCTGTGGCCTCTGTCCG